The Meriones unguiculatus strain TT.TT164.6M chromosome 14, Bangor_MerUng_6.1, whole genome shotgun sequence sequence GAAACCCGTGGTCCCACTGGTAAAGAAGATGGCCATGGGGTCCTTCATCTTTGACTTAATACAGGTGTGGTATGGGGATGCTGATCTTCAAAGAGAttcaagcaaaagaaaaagaaggaaaaaaaaaatcacacggTTGCTTTCCCATCTTCCCACAAAGTAACATGAAGCGTCAAGCATGGCATGGGGAAATCTGCACAGCTGGAGGACAAACTGGTGTTCTCATGGGCTGGGGTGGCTGGGACAAAGGAGCTGGTGCGTCTCTAAAATTTGAGGAAAATGTACAGACCAAGGCATGACAGAACACTTAGCAAGCACCACTTTCAGTGAGCAGGAAATGGACACTCATTCGATGCTCCCTGCAGCTCtggctggggaggaggggaagttGTGTCCCCTTGGTCTGCTTGGGCTCGGGGGCATCTTCCTGAAGGATGCTTCTTAGCCTTCTCTGACTGTAGAGGCAAGCTgtctaagtttgttttttttttttttgtttgttttttgttttttgttttttttttggtcttgttttgtttttaaaacccaAAAATAATGAGCATTGCTGGCCTTCCCAAGTAAGACACGGCACCACGCTGACTGGGTAATCTCAGTGATTCctggaacattttcttaattctaAACTGTTTTCAGTAAAGTCTATGCTTTTAGTGAGGCCACTTCTTTTTACTATCTAAAAAAAATTGGCTTTAGAAATGGAGGTGTCACCCAAAGGAAGCAAGCCTTGCATGACTCCTGCCTGTGTTATGAGTATTGTGGGGTACTCCTGAATGCTTACagaagtttatttctttttcctgaggGGAAAGGGGTCTCTCTTCAGTCCTGCCTTAAGCTTGCTGGTAAGCTGTCCCCAAAGGTACTCAGAAGATTGGAGCTAGCAATCCCTAAAGTTACTGTTCCACTACCCCACTGCAATTAGAAATTcgattgcttttttttctttctttctttctttctttctttctttctttctttctttctttctctctttctttctttctttctttaaatcaaTTTCTTATTCATGTTTGGTTTTGAGAaatggtttcactgtgtagccctggatctCCTGgctcttgctatgtagaccaatctggccttgaactcacagagaatccccctgcccctgcctcttaaGTGTTCAAATTAAAGTCACACACTCCCTCACTGTGCTCAGGCTGTCTTCACCTTGGAGGTTCACCTTCATGACATGTCTTCATATACACATTTTTATTCCTAAGAAGGTTTCTTATCTACATGGAATATGCAACGCACTCATCCTCTGACTTTACATTGTTCCTTTGCTCAGCCTCAGGGATGGGTGTACTTCAGTGACACGGCATGGAAATCCGACTTCCTGATTTTTCAGACAAGGAACCCAGGGCCAAGGAAACGGAAGAGAAGAAGCAAGAAGCCCAAGCTTTCACAGCAGATGGTCAGGAAGAGAGTTTCTCTCATTCAGTCCCTAAGGTGTCTTGTGCTTGGATTGCAGTACTTGGGCAGAGATGGTCTTCTCCCCCATCCATATTCAGAACCTGCATTTCACCCAATCAGAAACTCACTTAACCAGTGATCGGAAGTTGAGCCACCCTTCGTGGCTACGATCAGACACCACCAGCTTGGTTTTCAGAGCGGGACACTCGGAAACTATGGACTCCACCTCTGGGATGAGGCTATCTGTGGTCACAATGGCTTTGGCTTGAGACATTTGTAGTCGGTAGAGGATGTCCTTGGCTTTCAGTTGGGTAGTCCCAGGCATGAAGACGACACCTGTGGGATGAGAAAGAATGACTTGCTCTCACATCCATGGCTTAAGCCTGACCCCTCTCCTGAGAACTTCCACAATACTGTGCCAACTGTGGTCCACAGACCACCAGCCTCGACACCATGGGGGATAGAGAATCTCACATCCTGTGACACATCTACTCAGTCATAATCTGAATCTTAATAGGATCTCCAACTGATTCCTATGAATGTAAAAACTCTCCTCCATAATCACTTCTACTCGAGATGAGTCCAAACAGAGGGTAGATGGACTTTGGTTGGCAACGGTGCCTCTGAGCATAGCATTGCTGGcatttaggactggctgcatctcaACTCTTCCTGTCCCATTTCCTCTTCTGCCTCATCAGTCCCTTGAGGTCATCTTAAATGTCCCTTGTTCCTTTTACCTCAAGTTTAGCCACATTGTCTTCTGAATGTTTCTATATGTTCTCTTTATCAATGCCAGCACAGCCACCACCAGTGACTCCAAGCCTGGCTGCTCCATTGAAGCCCCATCCTTACTAGATGCCCTGTTACGAATCTCTATACCACTTCAAGTCCGTGGGGCACAGGCCATATTCCTCCACATTTCTTCTTTGCATGAACACCTGTGCCCTCTCTCTCTAGGAAGATATCCTACTTCCTATTCTGACACTGAAggtacccccccccccacacacacactgtttatcttcctttttctctattttctctttcaaagtGGCTATGGGCATGCgcatatgtgtatgagtgtgtgtacatgctgcTAGTCCTGCCTAGGAGTCTTTGCATGTGAGGAACCCACTATCGGATGGCCTTTCTTTGCTTCTAGCCCTCTTTAATTCTGCTCACCTCAGAGGATTCAGCTAGATCGCCTTGGGCTTTCCACTATCCATCTCTTAGTTATAGAtacatagtttttcttttcctatggTCTTTTTGCCATTGCTATTAGTTCTTTATTCCATATTGTATTCTGTTGTTAGGTaatgaaagggagggaagaagagaggaatggaaggaagcaggaggagaagaggggagagaaaaagacatGTTACAGGAAGATGCATGATGAGATGGGGAGAGTAACGGTAAGATGAGAATCCATGAGTTCCTGCTACAGTTTACATGAAGTCTCCCCAAAGGCTTATGCTGAAGGCTTGCTCCACAGCTGGAGGATCAAAGGTGGGGAAAGGTGTTTGGAAGACAAGGCTTTAAGCTCATCAATGGAGTAATCTATAGATGGACTCCTAATGGGGTAAACTATTGAGAGGTGATGGGAAGTGGGTCTTTATTGGAGTAGGTCGTTGGAGGTTATCTTGTTCCTGGTCTCTTCCAGACTCTTGTGTCTCACTTCCTGGTTCCACGAGGTGGGTGTGGCACTTTGTTCTATCACATGCAGCCATAATGATCCACCTCACCCCAGGCAGCTATGGACCCAGGTAGCCGTGGGCTGAAATCATGAGACAAGACAGACCTTCCCGCCTTTAATTTGATGTTTCCACAACTACTGGCTACAGCAATGCAAGTCTAAAACACAAAGCCCCGCGTGGATTCTAACAATAAAAGTCTGAAATTCAAGGCCCCATGTGGATTCTAAGTTATCCATGTTTACATGGATAAGTAATTTAAAGAGGAAGTGAAATCTctgcatgagattttttttaaattaatcacacATAGATGTCATGatacaaaagaaaaacctttCTATAACCCCACCACAGTAGTACATAGAAAGATTGTATGACAACCCTCCACCCCCAAAGAAACagtctagacaggaagccattgaagagaactcttaaaaattgtaATAGGTATcctgaagtgtagctcttcacagctgatggcttctggtgggggttttggaggtgggggaggactcagttttcttttagaGGCTGGCCACTGAGAGTTTGATCATGTTCCtgtgagtatatgggcaacacaaattgaacttgatatgtttttttctttttctttttttcttttgggggggggaagcTCACGAGACTGTGTGAGTCTAGGAGGCGTTGGAAGTGAGTATGATCAGGggtgcattatgtgaaattcccaaataaccaATAAGAATATtatgttggagaaaaaaaaacctatctaGGCAGAGCCAAGCCATATGAAGCTCTCCCGGGGATggggggtggaggaagagagtcCCAGCATCTTGCAGGAGAAATCAGGAATGTTGACCATGGGGGTTGGGAGGTCCAGTTCACACATACTCTGACATGGTGCACTGAGGAAGACATAACCATCCTTCCTGGGACTACAGTCAAATccagttactctaaaggagaactTCAAAGAAAGACCCACAAGTCCAAAAATTGAACCGCGTTCTGCAAAACAACTGGCTTGCATGTTTTAAAAATGCCGTTGTCACGCAGAAAGGTCTGAAACACTATAGATTAAAGAAGATGGAGCAGGTCTGCTAACTACATACAATGCACGGTTCTCAATCGGATTTCAAGGGAAACTGGCTCTAAAGGATATTGTCTGGGTAATATCCTTGTGTATGAGTAACTATATGCACCGATGCCAGCCTGTGTCATAACGTCGCTGTGAGTTTGTGAAGGGAACATCTTGGGTTTTAgcagatttttttaatgttcctttgctCACAGATACCTGTACGTTTTGCAACATTTACAACAGATTCTGAGAGAAGGGATGTACTATGCTCAGGAGGTATGATATTGTGTTTAGGACATATTAGTAGTGGAGTgttaggggaggaggaagaaggtgtgTGAATACATGTgagtgggagaaagagacagCCTTGAAGAATGAGGAAGGGATGGGGAAAAGATGGTTTTGTCTCCATCctggtggggaggaagggaggcttCCTCATGGTTCCAGCATAGAAGCCAAGGCTGGAGCCTCAGAGCTTCATCTATACCAAGCTACATCCACAGCACCTACCGCCCCAGCACTGAGTCTGATGGGCCGCACGCGAGTCACTGACCTGTTCGAAGGCAGCCTATTGTCACCAGCCACCACTCGGGCACTCGAGGCAGAATCAAGGCCAGGCGATCTCCCTGCTGCAGGCCACAAGACTGCTCAAAGGCATTGGCAGCACGGCGGGTAACATCCCTCAGATCTCTGAAGCTCCACTTTATCTCCTCTCCTTGGCCATTCACCCACCATAGGGCTGGACTTGGGCCTCTCTTGCCCTCCTAGTTAAGATAATATAGCAAGCATTACTCCTGTTTTCAAGGAAAAGGACAACCTGTGTCCACAATCACATTCCAGTGAGTCTAGCGCTTGAGACCTTAACAGACTCCAGGGAAGAAGGGAATGGGTCGGGCACCACTCCCAATTCACAAGTGTCCATGAATACTCTTCAAGCTTTCCCACTGAAGACAAACAATTTTGTTTCTCCCTTGGTCTGCTCTAGGTTCACATAGACAGTGAGTTTCTCTCTTCACTCAGTTTCCCCATCCCTGAAATGGAGACAACAATATTGCCTAAACAACAGTAAACTTTAGACAAATAATTCACATTGACAGCATTGGGCACAAACAAAATAGTTGTTCAATGAAATAGcaccataacaaaagaaaaatagtagtGGCTGCATGTTTgggtaacattttaaaattcaggaATTTCTAGTGGTTAGGATATGAAGACAGAATAGCAGGTAACCTGCAGGTTCTTCTTTCCTCACAGAGCTATGGAACAAACAATGATAGAGTAACTAAAGTAGCTTTATGAAAACTCTAGAAACCAGGAAAGGGTCTGCAACATTGTAGCAGCTGCCCACGGCTATAGCCACACTCAGAATGCAGGGCAATCCGTGCCACCCTTTCTTGCCCTTGCTCCCATGCACGTGAGGTGCTGCCATGCTTGCAGTGTGGTGGAGCACAATCAAGGGGAAGCCATCCAATTCCCAGCTCATAGAAAAGACTGGATCTTTTCTGCAGTGTCCTGTCCTGTTCGGGAGCCACTGGATGGACTGCTTTCTCTCCTGCCTGATTTAAAGGTCACAGGGAAGCAGCACCATAGTTTGACTCCCAGGTTGGATTTCTCTGTGCTGCTGGCGGGAGAAGAAGCACGGGTGAAAAGGGGAATCAGGGTTAGTATCATCGGTCATGTGAATGTGAAGATTGGTACAGCTGAGAGAACACACAAAGAGGACCAGGGAAGGAAAAGCAAATGTCAGAAAGGCTTACAATGGCGTTAAGCCCTCTCCTGGCCACATTAGTGACAGTCTGCCCTTCCATGAGTTAGTCTgaatgactggaaaaaaaaatgagcttctTCCCCACATGTCCATCTTTCAACCAATGACCACagggcataggaaaaaaaaaaaaaaaaaaacaaaacagaacagagagaTGCTGTCTATTTATTCAAGGGGACAAAACAgattcccagaaacaagctccaTGGACTTTGGTTATTAgataaagtttcttttttttttttttttaatctgttaaaTTTGCTGGAACAGCTAACAAAAAACACAAAGATCAAAAGGAGATCAGAAATGCTCCGAGTGAATCAGATGGCCCTATCAACAGAGGGGTAACCTTCTAAAAGAGAGAAGTTAAGTTCTAGGACCAACAGTAGAGCAATTGAAGGAGCctgtgctagagagtgtagagaGAGTTTTGGTTTCCTCAGAAGCCCAGTTACGTTATGtgaatgtgcttttgttttaaccccaggcGTGGGATACAGGgatgcttcagtttgtccacatcTGTTAACGATGATGGTCAAGTGCTCTAGCAGCCCTGTGGGTTTGCCACCACAGAAtgtggaattctggggactctggggAGGGTGCTGGTGTGTGAACTCACTAACCAGAGCTTTATGGAGAAGACACAGAACAAGCTGATACCACTTTCTTCTTATCGCTAGGCTCTTCTTTCCCAACCCATCTCATGCTTCCGATGGTCTTAACTAGACTTAGGGTCTGGGCAATGAAGAAAGCCCATTCATCATCTCTGAGGCAGAGGGGCTTTGGCCTCTCAGATAGTGACACTAGGCTAAATGTTGGACTGTAGAATCAGTCAGCCTGGATCCAAATCCTGTTCTGTTTGTTAGATAGAGAGGAGATTCCAGCAGGTCACCTAAGCTCTCGGACTCCCAGTCTCCTCATCTGGAAAATGGGAAGAGCAGAAGATCAACGCAAAATGGCTGCCATGGGACAGAAGCATGTTCTCCACAACAgggctgtgtttttatttttatttttggcattgTCGTGGAAGTTCTGAGGGAAGAGGGTAGCAGAGAGAGGAATATGGTGAAGGAGTCAGTATTGACTGTGAGCAGTGATCTAGGAGTGCGTGACATTTACAGCTACTCTCCAACTTCACTTCGGGTGAATTGTGTCTGTACAAAAATGGATTCTGGGTGAGTTTTCACACGGTAGCTCAAAATGTCACAACTGTGTATCGAAGCGCCCAGTGTCACTACTACTTTTCTATCCATCTACGTCTTAGGAAAAGACAGACcaaggtggatttcctgcagagATGCCTGGTGCCTCGCAGGTCACAGAGACTACTTCTCTGGAAGAATCCCCTGGACACCACCCTCAAGATGTAGCTGATCTGGAGGATCCAGGGGAGACCTGCCACCTTAATAAGATGACAGAAGAAGCTGTAGATCCCTCTATCTCTCGAGAATCTATGCATCCCTCTGCATCTCCTTACCTAGTTAGAGTAAGACAAAGCCACTAGGCCACTGCAGTCCCCTCAGCTCCATCACCACGCCCTCTTACCTCCTCCATTTGAGCCCAGTTGTCCAGCACATCGTTTGCAAAGTTAAATTCCTCAGGCGAATCATAGTCATTCCATCTTTGTGTTCCAGCTCCTGAAAAAGACCGGCTGTGCAGCTGGAAGGGGCCTAGGGAGAAGCTGTGGATGAATTTGCAGATGCCCCTGGAGATCTGGATCTTCATCAGCCACTGCATACTGAGGCGGTCCTCCGGCACGGAACCTTCAAGTCACCGCCTGCCTCGAGAAGAGGTGGTTTACAAGCCAATCAACCTGTAGCAACTGTCCCTGAACAGTATTGCTGTGTGATCCTGATTTGTTGCCAGAATTACCTCTTGCTTCACATGAGGATTTCTCTACCCAGCTCAGGAACCAC is a genomic window containing:
- the Acsm1 gene encoding acyl-coenzyme A synthetase ACSM1, mitochondrial isoform X7, which codes for MQWLMKIQISRGICKFIHSFSLGPFQLHSRSFSGAGTQRWNDYDSPEEFNFANDVLDNWAQMEEEGKRGPSPALWWVNGQGEEIKWSFRDLRDVTRRAANAFEQSCGLQQGDRLALILPRVPEWWLVTIGCLRTGVVFMPGTTQLKAKDILYRLQMSQAKAIVTTDSLIPEVESIVSECPALKTKLVVSDRSHEGWLNFRSLVKSASPYHTCIKSKMKDPMAIFFTSGTTGFPKMAKHNQGLAFRSSTPSCRKFLKLKMSDVIWCMSDPGWILATIGGMLEPWTSGATLFIHELPQFDPKVIIETMFKYPITHCGAAPGVYRMILQQKMANLRFPTLKHCFTGGESLLPEEFEQWKQRTGILIHEVYGQSETGISCATSQEMEVKRGSMGKAILPFDIQIIDEKGNILPPNTEGYLGIRIKPTRPLGLFVEYERDHLKITPKQENETFFLYVFQTANASIKTY